From the genome of Acidobacteriota bacterium, one region includes:
- a CDS encoding alpha-N-arabinofuranosidase, whose protein sequence is MRSRQMFLLNRTSLWAATLALVFLATSISHRAQVQSPEPHKASLVIRADQPKSTINRNLYGHFAEHLGRLIYGGLWVGEDSPIPNTRGLRNDVVAALKELNVPVLRWPGGCFADEYHWRDGIGPRNQRPRRPNASWGGVDTNAFGTHEFMDLCEMLGAEPYINGNLGSGSPQEMMEWIEYMTSDADSSLVRLRRQNGRDKPWKIPYFAVGNESWGCGGEMRPEYYADEFRRYATFIKNYSGNKIQKLAVGPYDNNYTWTEVLMAQAAKYMHGLSLHYYTLPTGDWGRKGSATEFGEKEWHATLVRTLRMDEYIQKHSAIMDKYDPQKRVGLMVDEWGTWYDAEPGKDLGALYQQNSLRDAVVAGINLNIFNNHSDRVQMANIAQMVNVLQAMVLTDKEKMVLTPTYYIFKMYKIHQGATLIPSELNAPEYKLEQASVPSLNVSASRDKDGKLHLSIVNLDPNRAIEITTSVAGATVKNIKGEVLTAAMMNAINTFDKPNAIKPAPFSGYKIQDTQVILNIPAKSVVVLELQS, encoded by the coding sequence ATGCGTTCCCGGCAAATGTTTTTGCTCAACCGAACATCATTATGGGCTGCTACATTGGCACTCGTTTTTCTCGCTACATCAATTTCTCATCGGGCGCAGGTTCAAAGTCCCGAACCACACAAAGCTTCATTGGTGATTCGCGCCGATCAACCCAAAAGCACAATCAACCGCAACCTCTATGGACATTTCGCCGAACACCTGGGGCGGTTGATTTATGGCGGACTCTGGGTAGGCGAAGATTCGCCCATCCCCAACACCCGTGGGCTGCGCAATGATGTCGTCGCTGCCTTGAAAGAGTTGAACGTGCCGGTGTTGCGTTGGCCCGGCGGCTGCTTTGCCGACGAGTATCACTGGCGCGACGGCATTGGACCGCGCAACCAACGACCTAGACGACCGAATGCGAGTTGGGGCGGTGTGGATACGAATGCCTTTGGCACACACGAATTCATGGATTTATGTGAGATGCTCGGAGCCGAACCCTACATCAATGGCAATCTCGGCAGCGGCTCGCCGCAGGAGATGATGGAATGGATTGAATATATGACTTCGGACGCCGATTCCTCACTGGTTCGTCTGCGCCGCCAGAATGGACGCGATAAACCTTGGAAGATTCCTTATTTTGCCGTGGGCAACGAGAGTTGGGGGTGTGGCGGAGAAATGCGCCCCGAATATTACGCCGATGAGTTTCGTCGCTATGCGACCTTCATCAAAAACTATTCCGGCAATAAGATTCAGAAACTCGCCGTCGGTCCTTATGATAACAATTACACCTGGACGGAAGTGCTCATGGCACAGGCGGCAAAATATATGCACGGGTTGTCGCTGCATTATTACACCTTGCCGACCGGTGATTGGGGACGCAAAGGGTCTGCCACTGAGTTCGGTGAAAAAGAGTGGCATGCAACGCTTGTTCGCACCCTGCGCATGGATGAGTATATCCAGAAGCATAGCGCCATTATGGATAAGTATGACCCGCAAAAGCGCGTTGGGTTGATGGTGGATGAGTGGGGCACCTGGTACGACGCCGAGCCAGGCAAAGACCTGGGCGCGCTCTATCAGCAGAACAGTTTGCGCGACGCCGTGGTGGCGGGAATAAATTTGAATATCTTCAACAACCACTCAGACCGCGTGCAGATGGCGAACATCGCGCAAATGGTGAACGTGTTACAGGCGATGGTCTTGACCGACAAGGAGAAGATGGTTCTGACGCCGACCTACTACATCTTCAAAATGTATAAAATCCATCAAGGCGCGACGCTGATTCCAAGCGAACTCAACGCGCCGGAGTATAAACTGGAGCAGGCATCGGTCCCATCGTTGAATGTTTCGGCTTCACGCGACAAAGATGGCAAACTGCATCTGTCAATCGTCAACCTCGACCCCAATAGAGCTATCGAAATCACGACCAGCGTTGCAGGCGCAACCGTAAAGAACATCAAAGGCGAAGTGCTTACCGCTGCAATGATGAACGCCATCAACACCTTTGATAAACCGAATGCCATCAAACCTGCGCCATTTAGCGGCTATAAGATTCAAGACACACAAGTGATTCTCAACATCCCGGCGAAATCGGTCGTGGTATTGGAACTACAGTCGTGA
- a CDS encoding YetF domain-containing protein: protein MDSVIRGLVVYFVLLIIFRLSGKRTLTQITDFDLILLLIISETTQQAMVSDDHSMTNGLLLIITLIGTSIVLSHLKQWFPALDKWLDGTPLIIIENGKVHKHRLQKARINENDIMTAARALQGLERLEQIKYAILECDGEITIVPKKEAKL, encoded by the coding sequence ATGGATTCCGTCATTCGCGGTCTTGTGGTCTATTTCGTCCTGTTAATCATTTTCCGATTATCGGGAAAACGGACGCTAACCCAAATCACCGATTTCGACCTGATTTTATTGCTTATCATCAGTGAAACGACACAGCAGGCAATGGTCAGCGATGACCATTCGATGACCAATGGATTGTTGTTGATTATCACCTTGATTGGCACCAGTATCGTTTTATCTCATTTAAAACAATGGTTCCCCGCTTTAGACAAATGGTTGGACGGCACGCCGCTTATCATTATTGAAAATGGCAAGGTGCACAAACATCGCTTGCAAAAGGCGCGCATTAATGAAAATGACATCATGACGGCAGCGCGCGCATTACAAGGGTTGGAGCGCCTCGAACAAATTAAATACGCCATTTTAGAATGCGATGGTGAAATCACCATTGTGCCCAAGAAGGAAGCAAAGCTATAA
- a CDS encoding outer membrane beta-barrel protein has protein sequence MRKLVLATVCLIILSTGVFAQSGKRADFFIGYSNLQAEGIPDRNDPGNIFDDDFFGRRVGLHGVNASFTGYFNDYFGITGDFSFHRKKDTEVFGPNDEDRIDTRVVYFMAGPKLKYRNPSRFEPYVHALFGGAHTRFEVESQFPIAGGSFTESFDTGATDFAMAIGGGVDVRLSDNFSLRLIQIDYAPVFLKDRSVQRLGQAGAIVPFTLESQRQDNVRISVGLVF, from the coding sequence TTTTCGCTCAGAGTGGCAAACGAGCCGATTTTTTCATTGGTTATTCAAACCTTCAGGCTGAAGGCATCCCGGATAGAAACGATCCCGGAAACATATTCGATGATGATTTCTTCGGTAGACGAGTAGGTCTGCATGGCGTGAATGCCTCATTCACAGGGTATTTCAATGACTATTTCGGCATCACCGGAGATTTCTCTTTTCATCGGAAGAAAGATACAGAGGTTTTCGGTCCCAATGATGAAGATAGAATTGACACCCGGGTAGTTTATTTTATGGCTGGCCCGAAACTCAAATACCGCAACCCCAGCCGGTTTGAGCCATACGTCCATGCGCTTTTCGGTGGCGCTCACACGCGCTTTGAAGTGGAATCGCAATTCCCTATTGCCGGCGGCAGTTTCACCGAATCTTTTGATACGGGGGCGACAGATTTTGCGATGGCTATAGGCGGGGGTGTCGATGTTCGCCTTTCGGATAATTTCAGCTTGCGATTGATTCAAATCGATTATGCGCCGGTTTTTTTGAAAGACCGTTCTGTTCAAAGACTCGGACAGGCAGGCGCAATCGTGCCATTCACGCTGGAATCTCAAAGACAGGATAATGTCCGCATCTCTGTCGGACTGGTCTTTTAA